One Glycine max cultivar Williams 82 chromosome 6, Glycine_max_v4.0, whole genome shotgun sequence DNA segment encodes these proteins:
- the LOC100781929 gene encoding vacuolar protein sorting-associated protein 24 homolog 1 isoform X2, with protein sequence MNILKPKPNPQQLLRDWQRRLRQECRNIERQIRDIQREEKNVQKAIREAAKRNDMGSAKALAKELVRSRQTVNRLYENKAQMNSISMHLGESVAIARTVGHLSKSAEVMKLVNNLMKAPEMAVTMQEFSKEMTKAGVIEEIVNDAVDSALDSEDIEDEIEEEVDKVLTAIAGETAAQLPEAVRKERVKLPAQSVGAEEDAIAEGVDDEEEMEEIRARLAKVRS encoded by the exons ATGAACATTCTGAAGCCGAAGCCAAATCCGCAGCAACTATTGAGGGATTGGCAGCGCAGGCTTCGCCAAGAGTGTCGCAACATTGAGCGCCAAATTCGCG ATAtacagagagaagaaaaaaatgtgcaGAAGGCTATTAGAGAAGCTGCAAAGAGGAATGACATGGGCTCTGCAAAG GCACTTGCCAAGGAACTTGTGAGATCTAGGCAAACTGTGAACCGCCTTTATGAAAACAAAGcacaaatgaattcaatatcAATGCACCTTGGAGAGAGTGTTG CAATTGCTCGTACTGTGGGACATCTATCAAAGAGTGCTGAGGTTATGAAGCTTGTCAATAATCTCATGAAGGCTCCTGAAATGGCGGTGACAATGCAAGAGTTCAGCAAAGAAATGACAAAG GCAGGAGTTATCGAGGAGATAGTAAACGATGCCGTCGACTCAGCGCTAGATTCTGAGGACATAGAAGATGAGATAGAAGAAGAAGTTGATAAAGTCTTGACCGCAATAGCTGGTGAGACAGCTGCTCAACTTCCTGAAGCTGTGAGGAAAGAGAGGGTGAAGCTACCTGCTCAAAGTGTTGGCGCAGAG GAAGATGCTATAGCTGAGGGtgttgatgatgaagaagaaatgGAAGAAATAAGGGCCCGGCTTGCTAAAGTTCGATCATAA
- the LOC100781929 gene encoding vacuolar protein sorting-associated protein 24 homolog 1 isoform X1 codes for MEKVMNILKPKPNPQQLLRDWQRRLRQECRNIERQIRDIQREEKNVQKAIREAAKRNDMGSAKALAKELVRSRQTVNRLYENKAQMNSISMHLGESVAIARTVGHLSKSAEVMKLVNNLMKAPEMAVTMQEFSKEMTKAGVIEEIVNDAVDSALDSEDIEDEIEEEVDKVLTAIAGETAAQLPEAVRKERVKLPAQSVGAEEDAIAEGVDDEEEMEEIRARLAKVRS; via the exons ATGGAGAAGGTGATGAACATTCTGAAGCCGAAGCCAAATCCGCAGCAACTATTGAGGGATTGGCAGCGCAGGCTTCGCCAAGAGTGTCGCAACATTGAGCGCCAAATTCGCG ATAtacagagagaagaaaaaaatgtgcaGAAGGCTATTAGAGAAGCTGCAAAGAGGAATGACATGGGCTCTGCAAAG GCACTTGCCAAGGAACTTGTGAGATCTAGGCAAACTGTGAACCGCCTTTATGAAAACAAAGcacaaatgaattcaatatcAATGCACCTTGGAGAGAGTGTTG CAATTGCTCGTACTGTGGGACATCTATCAAAGAGTGCTGAGGTTATGAAGCTTGTCAATAATCTCATGAAGGCTCCTGAAATGGCGGTGACAATGCAAGAGTTCAGCAAAGAAATGACAAAG GCAGGAGTTATCGAGGAGATAGTAAACGATGCCGTCGACTCAGCGCTAGATTCTGAGGACATAGAAGATGAGATAGAAGAAGAAGTTGATAAAGTCTTGACCGCAATAGCTGGTGAGACAGCTGCTCAACTTCCTGAAGCTGTGAGGAAAGAGAGGGTGAAGCTACCTGCTCAAAGTGTTGGCGCAGAG GAAGATGCTATAGCTGAGGGtgttgatgatgaagaagaaatgGAAGAAATAAGGGCCCGGCTTGCTAAAGTTCGATCATAA